One window of Henckelia pumila isolate YLH828 unplaced genomic scaffold, ASM3356847v2 CTG_525:::fragment_3, whole genome shotgun sequence genomic DNA carries:
- the LOC140873253 gene encoding pectinesterase/pectinesterase inhibitor PPE8B-like: protein MSQNMAFKKILFLLSLCLCSATIIHSELEVLECLNVPTPEFVGSVKATIGTIQQVSSVLSGFAGVTDDFRLSNAVQNCQDLVDTSVDELSWVVSASLNRNSKENGTGNMNSDMKTWLSGALIDQETCKEAFRGINGTVTNIISSTLDKIGSTLRDLLLMVKPTPVPTPDTGGGGKKPKTNDKFPIWLSPRNQNILNSTNTAVDAVVAKDGTGNFSTIGDAIAAAPEYSSKRYVIHIKRGVYYEYVTINKKKWNITIIGDGMDATVISGNHNWEDGWKTNNSATFAVKGKGFFARDITFENTAGPQKKQAVAFMSESDESVLYHCAFRGFQDTLYPHKNRQFYKECHITGTVDFIFGHAAVVFQNCQITARKGIAGQNNTITAQGRYDPGEDSAFSLQNCNITVEQDVLNLNTAYLGRPWKSYSRTVVMQSYIGPGIRPKGWLEWNGTLYLDSLYYGEYMNYGPGAGLAARVKWPGYHIFNDSTQADPFNVPRLIAGDKWIPATGIPYT from the exons ATGTCACAAAATATGGCTTTCAAGAAAATTCTCTTCTTGCTGAGTTTGTGTCTGTGTTCAGCTACTATTATACACTCGGAGTTGGAAGTATTGGAGTGTTTGAATGTTCCGACGCCGGAGTTCGTAGGTTCCGTCAAGGCTACGATCGGGACTATCCAGCAGGTGAGTTCAGTTTTATCGGGTTTTGCCGGAGTAACGGACGATTTCCGGCTATCTAATGCTGTTCAAAATTGCCAAGATTTGGTGGATACTTCTGTGGACGAGTTGAGCTGGGTTGTTTCGGCTTCTCTCAACAGAAATA GCAAAGAAAATGGCACTGGAAATATGAACTCCGACATGAAAACATGGCTGAGTGGTGCATTGATAGATCAAGAAACATGCAAAGAAGCCTTTCGTGGCATCAATGGGACCGTGACAAATATAATCTCAAGCACCCTAGACAAAATCGGGTCGACACTCCGCGACCTTCTCTTGATGGTAAAACCGACTCCGGTCCCAACTCCCGACACTGGTGGCGGCGGCAAGAAACCTAAAACCAATGACAAGTTTCCTATTTGGTTGAGTCCCCGTAACCAGAACATCCTCAACTCCACAAACACCGCGGTGGATGCCGTGGTCGCCAAGGATGGGACAGGGAATTTCAGCACGATCGGTGATGCTATTGCTGCGGCCCCCGAGTATAGCTCAAAAAGATATGTTATACATATAAAAAGAGGGGTGTATTATGAGTATGTGACAATTAATAAGAAAAAATGGAACATAACTATCATTGGAGACGGGATGGATGCAACAGTGATTAGTGGTAATCACAACTGGGAAGATGGATGGAAAACAAATAACTCTGCAACTTTTG CTGTAAAAGGGAAAGGATTCTTTGCCCGGGACATAACGTTCGAGAACACGGCCGGGCCGCAAAAGAAACAAGCCGTGGCCTTCATGTCCGAGTCCGATGAATCGGTGTTGTATCATTGTGCTTTTCGGGGATTCCAGGACACCCTCTACCCACACAAAAACCGACAATTTTACAAGGAATGTCATATCACGGGTACCGTGGATTTCATCTTTGGACATGCAGCAGTCGTGTTCCAAAACTGTCAAATCACGGCCCGGAAAGGCATTGCTGGCCAAAATAACACCATCACGGCTCAGGGCCGATACGATCCCGGGGAGGATTCGGCCTTCTCACTCCAAAACTGCAACATTACAGTTGAGCAGGATGTCCTAAATTTGAACACAGCATACCTAGGCCGGCCTTGGAAGTCATATTCCCGAACCGTCGTCATGCAATCCTACATCGGCCCCGGGATTAGACCCAAGGGATGGCTCGAATGGAATGGAACACTGTATCTGGATTCTTTATATTATGGTGAGTACATGAACTACGGTCCGGGCGCGGGCTTAGCCGCACGGGTGAAATGGCCTGgatatcatattttcaatgaTTCTACTCAAGCGGATCCGTTTAATGTGCCAAGGCTTATAGCAGGAGACAAATGGATACCAGCGACAGGGATACCATATACCTAA